Part of the Anopheles coluzzii chromosome 3, AcolN3, whole genome shotgun sequence genome is shown below.
AATGAGCGCTATTATATTCGATGAGATATCGCGGTGAAGTCATTTCGAAAGATTTCCTTTGAAGCAACTTGAAGtgtttttacaattttgtgTGAAAAATTTTCATCGTATTTGCAACCATTATACCATCGGAGCTATTACCACTTACAGTTTAGTGCTGAAATCtgttgtaaaaaataaaagaaagacaCAACCGGCAAACAAAATAACTttcaaacgcaacaaacgctTCGAACCACcgtgatcgtgtgtgtgtgtgtgtttttgtttaatttgctgTGTAAAGTTTGAACGTTTTCAACATGAAAGTGCCAACTTCTGCATTTGTTGCCGCCGCTACTGAGGTTGCCGATACATCTGAAACGGCACATTCTGGCCGTACGATGGCGAGAACTATGACAATGTAAGCGTACTTCTATCGCCGTACATGAAACAAAATGATTGCCAGTTTGGAAAGAGTATCACCtattaataaacaaacatagCTGGAATTGATTAAATACCACCACGGGAACGTGTGATTCACGATGCACTGCATAATACTTTCCATGTAATCACCAGGGTTATGTAAAGATTTGTGCTATCAAGATTGTGTGTATAATTTCAACCACACATTCGTTTACATAACAGCGTGTAGCGGATCTTGATCGTATAATATTTACCGTATCTGAGGTTACCACTGCAATAAAGCGGGGTTCTCGCTTGGTGTGacaaaatgcaaattattCGGAATTATTCACTAATACTAGTAGAAGTACGTGCACGACCTCAAATTtattatcttgttttttttttatatataaacGATCGTACATTAGCTATGCACAATGAAGAATGATACTTACGAATTCTAAGTTGTCTTTGTCTGTCATGGATTTATTATTCTTTGTTCATTGAATAAACTAACGTTTATAtgtattcatttatttttttatctataTTGTTTCAGTGAGCCAAGTCTTAGTAGTAGTAATCGTACCAGTAAACGTACgatttcctcctcctcctcgtcgtcggcGGGCTCCGACTCTTACTGTGTTTCGTTGGCTGTAGGACCGCTGTGGTGGTCCTGATGTCCCAACAATCAGGACCGATCACGATAGGGCCTCTCCCTTGAAGGGTAAGGATTATTTTCTCCCCGATATATTTTCAGCAGGACTGAAGAGGCCGCATTGCTGTCCAAGTAATTTGACACAACTAAGAATGCGCTAACACAACTTGTGTTCCATTGTTGCTTGCAGAATACAATCGCAAGGATTCTTTCGATTCGACAACGACCACCGCTTCCTCTGAGTACTACGATCTGGATTTCCCCGAATCAACCGTCGACTATTTGAACCATCAGGAGGCAGCTGTAATTCAAGAAGTGCTGAGCCAATCCGCTCCAACGCCGATTACTCTGAAGCTCTTCGTAACACCCCAAAAGTGCAGCAGCTGGGAGACGGTGTTTAACCCAATCGAAAACATTCTGTACGTGTCGCTGCCGTCTGCAATGTCGCACGAGGCGTCGAAACACTCGTTCATTTCGCTGCTCGAATTCGCCGAAGAGAAGCTGGAATGCGACGCCGTCGTACTGTGCATCCGCAAGGACCGCCTCGACCGCCCGAACCTGGTACGAACGTTCTCTTTTGTTGGTTTTCAGCCGCTCAGCCCGAAGTCGCCGCTAGCTCCACCACATATCGACGAGCAGCAGAAGAATGAGTATCTCTTCATGGTCTACAGCATTGAGGAGTAGAAAACACGGTCGGAAATCCATTTCACCATGATCCGTCTTACTATCCGTCATCAAGGATCATAGTATCACAAAGGAAAGGCGTGCGTGGGTACTGttgtattaaaatgaaattcgTGTCTTAGATCGGtattgctgtgtgtgtgagtgttacAATATTACCATCAATAGTAACAAGCAACGATCGATCTGGATGTGAGCGGCAACCACATCATGCAGTGCTCTTAAACGATAAGAACGAAGTTGACCAACTGAGCTTCGGTTGGTGGCAGAGATCGTTGCATTCCAAATCGGTCTGGTCAAAATTCGTTCGTTTTGATACAATAGTATGATACATAGTTTAACGCAAGTTTGAAATGCTAATTAGAAAATACGCATACATTCTAGATCATCTCAATATGCGAGCATCACCATCAACTAACAACCATTATGCTTGTTGAATGGTTTCTTCAGTGAAAAATCCACCATTTCACACCCATTCTTAACAAAGCTATCGCAATCATACATATAAAGTCCAAGAAGATAACATTTCCCTTTTCGAAGATTACAATACCAGCTAGGTTCTTCACAGCAACACTTTACATGAATGGACGTTGAAGAAACTTTAGTGCGTACGTACAGTACAGTAGAATACTAATGGGAAgtaaaatattgaaacaatGAAGAAAAGCATCATCAGAATCGGTATCACGATC
Proteins encoded:
- the LOC120954782 gene encoding LOW QUALITY PROTEIN: ornithine decarboxylase antizyme (The sequence of the model RefSeq protein was modified relative to this genomic sequence to represent the inferred CDS: deleted 1 base in 1 codon), producing the protein MKVPTSAFVAAATEVADTSETAHSGRTMARTMTIEPSLSSSNRTSKRTISSSSSSSAGSDSYCVSLAVGPLWWSDVPTIRTDHDRASPLKEYNRKDSFDSTTTTASSEYYDLDFPESTVDYLNHQEAAVIQEVLSQSAPTPITLKLFVTPQKCSSWETVFNPIENILYVSLPSAMSHEASKHSFISLLEFAEEKLECDAVVLCIRKDRLDRPNLVRTFSFVGFQPLSPKSPLAPPHIDEQQKNEYLFMVYSIEE